The following DNA comes from Halorhabdus tiamatea SARL4B.
ACTCTCGCGGGCCGATTGGGACCCGATCAGTCCATCGAGAGCGTGATCGTCCCGTCGAAGTTCAGGATGATCTCCTGGGTGAGGTCACCGAACAGCGCCTTCCCGGTCGGTGAGCGCCGCTTGCCGGCGAGGAAGACGTGATCGACGCCGCGATCCTCGGCCACGTCGAAGACCGCCTCGGCCCGGTCGCCACGCTCTGCGATCTCCAGACGGACATCGTAGTCGCCGGGATCGTCGATGGCGTCTGCGATGAACGCCTCGACCTCCGCCTCGAAGCGGTGATCTGCCGGATCGACGAAGTCCTGCCTGTCGATGTCGCTCGTGACGTCGACGGAATCGACCGATTCGACGTCTTCGGGCGAGACCAGCCGTAACACGTCAAGCGGCGCGCTATGGCCCGCACTGTAGGCAGCCGCTTCCCGGAATAACTCTCGCTCTGTCTCGTTTGCCTCGAGTACGACGAACAACCCTCGCTCCATATCTGCTTATATAAGCGTCTCACTTATAAAATTAGGTCAGTGAGACCAGGTGCGGTGAAAGACTGTGGCGGCGAGACAGACAGCCCACTATCCCGCGTCACGTCGATGGGACAACGTCAGTCCGACGGTTCGAACTCGATCGTCTCGACGATCTCACGGAGTTCCGAATCGGGGAGGTCGCCGGCGACAGCAACGGTCTGTCCGTTCTCGGTCCAGGTGGCGACGGATCCGCCAGCCGCGAGCCCCGGAACGTCGACTTGCCCGGTGTCGAGTTCGGCGATAGCCACGGTACGCTCGCCCACGTCGGCAGTTTGGCCGTCACTTCTGAACGTCGAGAGGATCGCTGATTCGGACTGGAGGACGGTGATCGTCGTGCCGTCGGCGGCGTACTCGCCGACAGTCACGGAGACGGGACTGTCGAGGCTGCTCCCGCGCTGGAACGTCCAGTCGTCTCCGGGGACGGCGAGGGGACCGTCGACACTCGCTCGAAGGTCAGCCAGCGAGTCGGCGGTCGACTCACTCCCGAGAGCCGACGAGGCCATCGGCGGCTCGAAAGTGCTGTCGGCCGGGGATACGTCGAAGCGAGTCTCCATCTCGACGGTCACGGTGGCGTGAGACGTCGATAGCTGCTGTTTGCGGACGGCCGCGTCGTCGGTGGTCACCCACAGCCGGAGTTCCCCGTCGCGTTCAGGGGCCGAGACGGTCACGACGTGGACTTCCTGGCCGTCGAGCGTCGTGGTTTCGACGCGCTCGGCGGTCAGGTTCGTCTCGGCGAAGAGTGTCGAGACCGACCACTCGGCGGGATCGAACGAGACGTTCTCGACCGTCCAGTCGCCGTCGCCCGGCGGGTAACTCCAGTTGTGGGTCTGGAACTCGCTGCCGTTCCAGTCTTCGAAGGAGTGGTTCCCATTCCAGTCCTCGAAGAGGTCGCTGTCGTTCCACGCTTCGGAAAACTTGCTCTCGTTCCACTCGGCAAGGAGTTCAGTGTCGCTCCACGCGTCCTGGAAGGTACTCTCGTTCCATTTGGTCGGGAGGCCACTCTCGTTGATCGCCTCGCGGAACTGTTCGACTGACGCGTTGTCGAGGCCCTCGTCCCACGTCAGGTTGGCGTCCATCTCGGAGGCGAGCGCCTCCAACCCAGCCATCGAGACAGTGCCGTTCGAACTCACGAACGAGCCATTGCCGAGCGCGGAACTGTCTGAGACGACGAGCGGCGAGGCGAGTTCGGAACTCGAGAGCCACGACGTGGTCCCGTCGTAGCCGGCGAGGACGAACCCGTCGCCGTCAGAGACGTTGACGCGCATCCGACCGTCCGCCGTGGCGACGCTATCGACGGAGAACGTCCGAGTTGCGTCGTCTCCCTCGACGGTCACGGTCGCATCAACGACCGTCGAGTCGGCTGTTCGATACTGTTCCTCGACGTCGGCGAGGACAGCCTCGCCGGTCGGGTCGTCGTCGGCGACCACGAACCCGGCGGCGGCCGCGATCCCGACGACGCCGAGGACGAGCGCGGCCAGACCGGCGAGTCGGATCGCACCTCGCTGTGGTGATTCCATCACGATATATACGGGCCAGAGACCCTTAAACAGCGGGTCAGAGGGGACTCACAGCCCTGATCGAGGGTTCATGGGGATACAGCACGTAGGAACGCATCATGGACGAGGCGACGGAACCCGACGCGGTCGTGTCGCTCGATGACGTGCGCAAGGAGTACGACCTCGGCGGGACGGTGACAGCCCTCGACGGCGTCGATCTGACGCTGCCGGCCGGTTCCTACACTGCCGTCATGGGGCCCAGCGGCTCCGGGAAGAGCACGCTGTTGAACCTCATCGGCGCACTCGATACGCCCACGTCGGGGACCGTCACCGTCAACGGAACTGACGTCGGGACGCTCTCCGAGAGCGGACGAGCGCGACTCCGCGGCACTGAGATCGGGTTCGTCTTCCAGACGTTCAACCTGATGCCGCGGCTGAGTGCCGTCGAGAACGTCGAACTCCCGCTGGTGTTCGCCGAGTGGAATCGTCACGATCGAGGCGAGCGTGCCCGGGACCTCCTCGAACGCGTCGGCCTCGGTGATCGTCTCGATCACCTCCCACAGGAACTCAGCGGGGGTCAGCGCCAGCGGGTCGCGATCGCTCGTGCCCTGGCGGCCGACCCCGCGCTCGTGCTGGCCGACGAGCCGACCGGGAACGTCGACACCGAGACCGGCGAGGAGATCATGTCGCTGTTCGCCGACGCCCACGACCGGGGCAACACGATCCTGCTGGTGACGCACGAACGCCGGATCGCCGAGCACGCGGACCGCATCATCCACGTCAGAGACGGCGTCCGTGAGCGGACCGAGCACCTGGGAGGTGAGGCGTGATGGACTGGCGCGAAGGGGTCCGAATGGCAGTCCGAGCGATCGCGGGCCACCGGCTCAGATCGGCACTGACGGTGGTCGGGATTGTCATCGGCATCGCGACGGTGATCGCGTTCGCGAGTTTCGGGACGAGCGTCCAGACCGACGTCGTCGGCGAGTTCCAATCAACATCGGCGAGTGAGATCTACGTCGTCTCCGGCGGCGGGTTCCTCTCGGGCGGTGGGCCGCCCGGGAGTGACGGAGGGCTGACGAGTCCGGTCGTCACGACCTACGACCTCGAGCAGTTGCGGGGGATCGACGGCACGCGAGCCGTGATTCCCAGAGGGTCGGTCCCGATCTCGTCGCTGACCTACGCGAATCAGACGGTCACGCCCGGGAGTCTGACGGCGACGACGGCCGCGTCCTTCGACGGCGAGATCGTCGCGGGA
Coding sequences within:
- a CDS encoding universal stress protein — translated: MERGLFVVLEANETERELFREAAAYSAGHSAPLDVLRLVSPEDVESVDSVDVTSDIDRQDFVDPADHRFEAEVEAFIADAIDDPGDYDVRLEIAERGDRAEAVFDVAEDRGVDHVFLAGKRRSPTGKALFGDLTQEIILNFDGTITLSMD
- a CDS encoding ABC transporter ATP-binding protein: MDEATEPDAVVSLDDVRKEYDLGGTVTALDGVDLTLPAGSYTAVMGPSGSGKSTLLNLIGALDTPTSGTVTVNGTDVGTLSESGRARLRGTEIGFVFQTFNLMPRLSAVENVELPLVFAEWNRHDRGERARDLLERVGLGDRLDHLPQELSGGQRQRVAIARALAADPALVLADEPTGNVDTETGEEIMSLFADAHDRGNTILLVTHERRIAEHADRIIHVRDGVRERTEHLGGEA